GTGCCCGAAATGAATTCATACCCTACCATCTCCTCATTCGCGATTCATCATTGCGAGATACACCCATGCGCAATACACTACGACGTTCGCAGGTGTACTCCGGCACATTCAGCACAAAGCCTTGTGACTCTGCCACAACCGAATGACATTTTCGGCGGCAGCCGTCAGGTATTCATACGCATTTGCCATCGCCGTCTCTTCCGCGACCGGTCCGGGACAAATGCTAAACAGCGCGGACACGCCATGCTGGTACAGCGGGCGAAGGTCACTGCTAAGCGACCCCGACAAACAAACGACAGGCTTCCCCGCCAAACGGGCTCTCCTCGCCACGCCGCTCACGACCTTACCATACAAGGTCTGCTGGTCAGTGCGGCCCTCGCCCGTGAGAATGAGATCCACGTCTTGCACCATCTCGTCAAACTGAAACAAATCCAATACCACTTCAATGCCCGGTTCCAGCTTCGCCTGACAAAATGCGAGAAGCGCGGCGCCGACGCCTCCCGCTGCTCCTGCACCAGGCATGTCGGCGACATCCATCCCAAGTTTCTCTTTGATACATGTTGCGAGATGGTGCAGATTTTCGTCCAACGTGCGAATCATTTCCGCGTCGGCCCCTTTCTGAGGCCCATACACGGCCGACGCCCCGTCATCGCCGCAAAGCGGGTTGGTCACATCACACATCACTCGAATGCGAACTTCCCTCAGCCTCGGATGCAACTGGGTTAAATCAAAGCGATCTAGCAGCGCAAGGTGGTGCCCGCCAAAGGGAAGTTCGCGATTGGCAGCATCCAGCGCGCGAAGTCCCAGCGCCTGCATCATGCCCAAGCCACCGTCGTTCGTCGCGCTACCGCCAATGCCGACGATAAGTTCTTCTACCGCGTCTACTTCGAGCGCACCCTCAATCAGTTGCCCCAAGCCATAACTCGTCGTCAACAGTGGGTTCCGCTCATGAAGTGCAAGCAACGGAAGTCCAGACGATTTCGCCATCTCCACGATGGCCGTGCGACCGACCACCGCGAAGTACGTTTCCACGCTGCGCCCCAATGGATCTAGCACCGTACAACTCACTTTTCTCCCCGGTAACACCGCGAGAATGGACTCTAATGTCCCCTCTCCACCATCTGCAACTGGAATCCCGCGAACTTCGACCCCACCACAGCGATTTGCGGCTTCTTGGACAGCTTCAATGACCTGACCTGACGTCAAACTGCCTTTAAAGGAATCAGATGCGACGAGAAGACGCATCGTTCAGGTCACCTCCATCGGGGCGCTGCGAATCACATCGTGAAATATGTCCTCATCCATGACCTTCAGATCTGGAGACACGATAGGGGCAAAGTCCATGACGTCTAAAATATTTCGCTGAAGGTCAACGCCAGGGGCAATCTCCGTCAAAACCAGACCCTCTTCAGATAAGACGAAAACTGCACGCTCTGTCACGTAGACGACTTCTTTCCCGTGAACCGCTGCATATTTACCACTAAATGTGATTTGCTCAACACCACATACAAACTTGCTGTGCCGTCCTTCTCTGACAATTTCAAGTTTACCATCCTGAACCGCGACTTCCAATCCACCATTTGTAAAGGTGGTGCAAAAAACAACCTTCTTCGCCGGTTGGGTGACGTCAATAAATCCACCGCAGCCAATTTTGCGACCGCCAAACTGGCTGACATTCACATTCCCGTATTGATCAATCTGCGCTGCACCCATGAATGTCAGATCAATACCGCAACCGTGGTAGTAATCAAATTGGCTCGCATGGTCTAAGATGGCTTCTGCGTTGACGGTGATTCCAAACTGATTTTTCCCGGCGGGTACGCCGCCAACCACACCAGACTCAATGGTCAACACCATCTGTTCAAGCAAACCTTTTTCGGCACTCACCGGGCCAATGACATCACCCGGTATCCCGATACCCAAATTGACCACGGCACCAGGTGTGAGTTCCTTGACTGCGCGCCGTCCAATCAACTTACGCACACTAAATGGCAGTGTTGGTAGGGCTTTATCCGGAACCACTAAATCTCCGGAATACCGCGGATCATAGACGGCACTCGGTACCTGTCGATGGTCTTGAGCCGGATTTTTGGCCACCACCGCATAATCTACCAAATACCCCGGAATTGCAACGTCCTTTGGATGAATCGTTCCATGTTTGACGACGTACTTCACCTGTACAATCACCTTGCCGCCCTGCGCCTTGGCTGCCTGCGCTGCCGCCAGAATCTCCAGCTTCAGAGGCTCCTCTTTGACACTGACGTTACCTGCCTCATCAATGGCGGTGCCGCGAATCAGTACGTAATCAATCGGAACTGATTTATAAAACAGATAATCCGAGCCGAGGATGTGAACCACCTCGACTCGATTATCGCTACTCGCCTTAGCTTTGTCGTTAAATTTGCCGCCTTCGACGTTGGGATCGACAAACGTCCCTAAACCTATCATCGAAAAGTGCCCCGGCAACCCATTCGCCATCGTTCGAAACAAATGGGTCAACTGCCCCTGGGGCAAACAGTACGCTTCCACGCGATTCTGTTCAATCAGTTGTTGCATCCGTGGCAGCAATCCCCAGTGTCCCCCAACGACTTTCGAGATAAGTCCTTCGACCGCGATATATTCCAACCCATTGGTTCCATCCGACTGACCAGCTGCATGAAACACGCTGAGATTTTGCGGATGCCCTGTGCGCAGATAAAGGTCGCGAATGGATTTTAAAACCGCATCGCATTGTCCCATGCCGCCAAACCCAGTCAATGCGATGGCGGACCCATCCTCTATCTTAGCGGCGGCCTCACTGGCTTCTATGAACTCCATACACGTTCCCCCTCACTGCCGATCCGCTTGGATGGCTGGGAAGTTCCCGCTCTGAAACGTTTGGATAGTCGGCTCGTGCCCTGGTAGAATATACTGCGCCAAATCGCGGACCCGGTTCATGCTCTCGAAAATCTCCTTTGTGCTTGTAAGAATGCCAGCAGGGATATTTTCGCGAATATTCACGAGTAAGTTTGAGACATCTCCGGAAATACACAATGTACCTTGCTCCGTTTTCACCAAGACGGATTGGTGTCCATCCGAGTGCCCGGGAGTCAAAAATACCTTGACGCCGCCCACGATTTCCTCTTCCCCATTGACAAAGCGCCAAGAAAAATAGTCGACACAATCAAATAGTTGAGGGAGATAGATGCCACGCTGGCTGGGAATAGGTTGGTGGGCCGCCTGCCACTCCCGCTTTTGTACGACAAACTTGGCG
Above is a genomic segment from Alicyclobacillus acidoterrestris containing:
- a CDS encoding N-acyl homoserine lactonase family protein — encoded protein: MWKVVALKMGELTVEQASITYDRGYGARIDIPVWSAAITGGGYNILVDTGIHDATWVTENVSPCRISPEEEIVSALQQGMGWTPDDVDIVINTHLHYDHCGNNHLFKNAKFVVQKREWQAAHQPIPSQRGIYLPQLFDCVDYFSWRFVNGEEEIVGGVKVFLTPGHSDGHQSVLVKTEQGTLCISGDVSNLLVNIRENIPAGILTSTKEIFESMNRVRDLAQYILPGHEPTIQTFQSGNFPAIQADRQ
- a CDS encoding glycerate kinase family protein, with the protein product MRLLVASDSFKGSLTSGQVIEAVQEAANRCGGVEVRGIPVADGGEGTLESILAVLPGRKVSCTVLDPLGRSVETYFAVVGRTAIVEMAKSSGLPLLALHERNPLLTTSYGLGQLIEGALEVDAVEELIVGIGGSATNDGGLGMMQALGLRALDAANRELPFGGHHLALLDRFDLTQLHPRLREVRIRVMCDVTNPLCGDDGASAVYGPQKGADAEMIRTLDENLHHLATCIKEKLGMDVADMPGAGAAGGVGAALLAFCQAKLEPGIEVVLDLFQFDEMVQDVDLILTGEGRTDQQTLYGKVVSGVARRARLAGKPVVCLSGSLSSDLRPLYQHGVSALFSICPGPVAEETAMANAYEYLTAAAENVIRLWQSHKALC
- a CDS encoding acyl CoA:acetate/3-ketoacid CoA transferase, which codes for MEFIEASEAAAKIEDGSAIALTGFGGMGQCDAVLKSIRDLYLRTGHPQNLSVFHAAGQSDGTNGLEYIAVEGLISKVVGGHWGLLPRMQQLIEQNRVEAYCLPQGQLTHLFRTMANGLPGHFSMIGLGTFVDPNVEGGKFNDKAKASSDNRVEVVHILGSDYLFYKSVPIDYVLIRGTAIDEAGNVSVKEEPLKLEILAAAQAAKAQGGKVIVQVKYVVKHGTIHPKDVAIPGYLVDYAVVAKNPAQDHRQVPSAVYDPRYSGDLVVPDKALPTLPFSVRKLIGRRAVKELTPGAVVNLGIGIPGDVIGPVSAEKGLLEQMVLTIESGVVGGVPAGKNQFGITVNAEAILDHASQFDYYHGCGIDLTFMGAAQIDQYGNVNVSQFGGRKIGCGGFIDVTQPAKKVVFCTTFTNGGLEVAVQDGKLEIVREGRHSKFVCGVEQITFSGKYAAVHGKEVVYVTERAVFVLSEEGLVLTEIAPGVDLQRNILDVMDFAPIVSPDLKVMDEDIFHDVIRSAPMEVT